The following is a genomic window from Myxococcales bacterium.
ATTTTGGTTGTGGTAGATAATACCTTTGCTACGCCAGCTTTGCAAAATCCTCTACTTTTAGGCGCTGATATCGTAGTTCACTCAACCACCAAATACATTGGAGGACACAGCGATGTGGTAGGTGGAGCTATCATGACAAGCAATCCTATGTGGGCGGAAAAGATAGCTTTCCTGTCAAACTCAATAGGCGCAATACCTGCCCCTTGGGACTGTTTTCTTACCCTGCGAGGAATAAAAACTCTAGCCTTACGAATGAAACAACATTGCGAAAATGCATCTTTTATTTATCAAAATTTAAGAAAACATCCTCAAATTAATAGAGTATATTTTCCATTTGACCCAGAGCATCCTCAATATGTTCTTGCTCAAAGTCAAATGAAGGGTTCTTCTGGCATGATTAGTTTTGTTATAGAAGGCAATGAAATTCAGGCCAAAAAAGTCTGTGAAAATACAAGACTTTTTACCTGTGCTGAGAGCTTAGGTGGTGTAGAAAGTCTCATTGAACACCCTAGTTCTATGACTCATGCAAGTATAGCTAAAGAATCTCGCCATGCTATTGGAATAGATGATGCATTAATTCGTTTATCTGTCGGGATTGAAGATAAAAATGATCTTTGGTTAGACTTAAAACAAGCGATTGAAAAATAATGTTCACTAAATATATTTCATCAACAATGCAACCACTTGACTAGTAGAAAGCTTTCTATATAGTGTCAGGCGAATAGTTCGCATTCATGCATAATAACTTTTTATCAGGTATTAATGCGCTATAATCGTTTTTTGGAGAATAAAATGTCAGTAAAAAAACAATTAAGACGCTCGCTTATTTCTTTTAAAGATATTCAAATTGCTTATCTCTTGGATGACATTCCAGGAGTTGAAAAACTTATTGCCGATCGTAAAAACCCAGGTCCTTTATTGCGTAGAGCACTAAAGGAGCTGGTAAAAGCTGGTAAAAAGACTGAAAGCCTAGAAAAATATATTTTAGCCAACCATGGCACTGGAACGAGAGGGCGTTCAATCCCTATTTCAGGCCAAGAACGCGTTTATCGTGCACAAAAACTTGCTGCAGGTACCGCATTTTTGCGTCTTCCACTTGCTCCTCTTGGCACTTTAAAGGGTGGCAAAGTTAAGGTTATTTTTGAAAATGATCGAATTGTTGTAAAAAACGACAACTAATCAAACAATAAAATAAACTATAAAAATAAGCGCTCGACAAGGGCGCTATTTTTACGCCCAATACTATCTCTATCATCAATTAATATTATATTAACCCCATACAAAACTCCTATCCTCTTTATTTCCTTCATTATTCCCCCAAAGAGCCTTTCTCTTTTAAATTGCCAGTTAATGTCGCCGAGAGCACACTTTTCATCATAGGTGCAAGGCAGGAGGCTTGGCTTAAATAGATATATCCAGGTGCCAGGTATTGCCAATTTTCCTATTGCTTCAACAACTGAGCTCAAAATTTCAAGCCTACTCACTTGATAACAAAGCCCCGTTTGCCATTCCTCTTGCCAGCAAGGAAAAAGGCTTATGCTTAAAGCTTCTTTATTTCGCCAAGCATCGGTTCTCAAGCGAGCATCTTCATCCAAAACAACATAAAAGTGGCTCCGCTCTAGGGATGCAGAATGATAAAGCAAAAAAGAAGAAAAAAACCAAGATAAGCCATATTGGCTCACGGATTTAAGTTTTTGAAATATACTCTTTACTAATAAAAGGGCTATACGCATTACTATTCCTAGTGTAGAAAGCATCCAGTTTGATTATGTTTGTGCTGGTTCCTATTTTTCCAGCGCAACTTCAGCACAAACCTAAAAGTCTTTAAATCATTTTTGTAAAAAACATTGTGGACTTAATGGACCACAATTTGCAATGGAAAAAACGAAATATGCAAGCTACAAAGGATCCTAAATCACTTTGTCCCGAGGTCATCAGAAAAGATCTCCAAAACATGATTACAGATGCTCTATTAGAGCGTTTTCTAAAGCGCTTAAATCCTGGTGAAAAAATTACTGTAAAAGGTTTTACTGGTTTTGAGTGCGCCTTCTTGGAAATCAGAATTGGGACTGAGCAAAAAACTCACTTATTTGAATTTTTCGCCAAAAACATGCGAGGAGATGAGCTCGATGGAGCTTTGGGGCTCATTGTTGACTACGCAGATGGAATTTTAGAAGAATTTTTCCGTTTCAAAAGAAACAGATCCTTTCCTATTGATTTTGTACAAAGAGAATACGATGGTCATCCCGTGTTTGCTCGTCACGAATTAATCAATCCTAGTGCCACAGAAATGGCCGATGATTTATTGAAAAAAGATAAATAAGAAGTTGTGATAATAACCATAGCGGACGAAATTTTTCTCATTCGTTCGCTGTTATTTTTATTTTTTTGTAATTTTTCTAATGAACTGCCTTGCAATTTTCTCGCTTTACGAAAAAAACAACTGGAAATCTAGAAATAGTCTATTTTAGTGAGGGAGAGAATTTTTTATGAGTGAGTTGGAAGTTATTGCCACTTTTGACACGCCGCAAACGGCAAGAACTGGAACAAAGCTTTTAAACAGCTGGTTTTCGCACATCATCGAAGGTAGCGAAGATGACGAAGATGATGAAAAATTTTTATTACTAGAGGAATTATTTGATGAGTTTGGCCTAGCCTTCAGTGATTACTCAGGCGACGGCTATACAGATATCGAATGGGGAGAAATCCCTGAAGCCTACATGGAAGGTAATAAAATTGTCGTTGGCCTCTACTCAAAAACAGGCGTTGATATTGTCCGCGAGTTATTTGAGGCTATGGGGGCTTACGAAGTTAACGTTCACGGCGAGGAAGACTGATGCCGCATAAGCAAACCCGATCACGAGACATCATGCTTTTAGCTGGTCGGGCCTTGCTCTGTTATCTATTCATGTTTTTTTTCGCATGTGACTCTTGTTCTGGCAAAATGCTGAACTCCCAAAAGGCAGCTCTCAGCCAAGGTCAAAGCCTTGCTCCAGAAACTTTCTTTGATTTATTGCCAAAGACATGCGGTAGAGTAGTAGGTGATACACCTTTTCTGCTTGCAAGTTTTAGCGGGCAGACCGCAAAAAATCTTAATATAAGCCTGGAAACTATTCTCAGTAATACGTCTGAATCTGTTCTGTGCCCGCCAGGCCCATTTCTGGTAGACGGAGCCTTCAGCGCGGATTCCTTCGAAGCAAAATGGAAACTTAAGGCTGAGCCTGATTATTTCCTTTGGTACATGCCAACAAACTCAAGCCATTACGATTTTTATTTAACCGACCAAAATGGCTTCCCACTAAAGTCACAGTCTATAAAACTTGAGCATAATAAAGACTCTCTACTTGTCCTTTTTCCTAAAGCAACTCTTGAAAGAGCAAAAACCTACTTTCTCTACCTAAAACAAAAAGATAGAGCCTGGATACAGCCTTTAGAAATTTACACAGAAAACTAATTTTTTAAGCTGGAGAGAAATCATTGCGGTCATGAACTCATTTTCTGCTGCTTTTATTTGGCGATAAAATTTTCCTCAAGATTTCGGACAAACCTGCAAAAATTATTACAAGAAATTATCCCTATGATTTACTTAATAAGCGCAATAACAGAGTCAGTTTTTAAAAAACAACGGCATACCTTAGAATTCTTAATTATGAATTTCAAATGGCATCATTTTATTTTGACCGGTGTTCATTGCTATCTTGCCTATATCCCTTGAGCCACACTCACCTTGAAGGATAATACATAAGCGAAGATTTAATAATGACCATGCCAACCATCAACCGCTAGGTTTTAAACTATTTGCTGCCTTCAGAGAAAAGATGAGGTGCTTTAGTCTACCTAAAAATATCGAGTGATTAGCACTTGTGCAATTCAATATCGACCATCGACCTGAGCCCAATTAACATCAACTCATTGGCTAATATTAAATAAACGGCACCTTTAGAAACTTTACAAACAATAATTTTCTAATAAATCTATCGTTACGGATAAGCTGCTACAAAGCCCATTACTTGATATCAGGGTAAAAAAATGACGAACACAAGCCATGTTCGCCATACGATTTAAAGTAAATTTTAAAAAATTAAACTATGAACGAGGTCTTCTTACCACTTGTGCTGGTTTAAAGTCATCTTCATCATCATCTTCATCTTCATTAATTTCATCGGCCTTAATCCGTCCAGCAACAAGTTCTTGAACGAAAAGTAAATCGGCAGGTGGAAATTTTCGTTCCACTAAAGTTTCTAAGTCAGCCCATTCCATAGCCTTGACATCAAGTGCTCTTGGAGTTCCCTCCAACAACTTACAACGAAAAATTAAAAGATGAACTTCTCTTGATCCATAGCCATGACGCGTCTCAAAACAGCACGACCCTATTTCTGCTGTAACTCCGAGTTCTTCCTTAAGTTCGCGTTCAAGTGCTTCTCGGTCATCTTCGCCATCTTCTACTTTACCGCCAGGGAATTCCCAAGTAAGCCCCAAATGCCGCCCTGGCCAACGCTGGGTAAGTAAAACTTTCCCATCCTTTACAATCAAAGCCGCGACGACCCGAAACTGTTTTCTT
Proteins encoded in this region:
- a CDS encoding (deoxy)nucleoside triphosphate pyrophosphohydrolase — translated: MDERKQFRVVAALIVKDGKVLLTQRWPGRHLGLTWEFPGGKVEDGEDDREALERELKEELGVTAEIGSCCFETRHGYGSREVHLLIFRCKLLEGTPRALDVKAMEWADLETLVERKFPPADLLFVQELVAGRIKADEINEDEDDDEDDFKPAQVVRRPRS
- a CDS encoding aminotransferase class V-fold PLP-dependent enzyme; the protein is MDFATQCIHAGQHPEKVTGAVMTPVFQTSTYAQTSPSQHKGYEYSRTHNPTRTALEESLKALEHAQFAFCFASGCAATSILMLGLNPGDHVIALDDLYGGTRRLFTKVFERFGIKYTFLDLSKQELLAQAITKQTKMIWVESPSNPLLKLVDIKAVSNKAKEHNILVVVDNTFATPALQNPLLLGADIVVHSTTKYIGGHSDVVGGAIMTSNPMWAEKIAFLSNSIGAIPAPWDCFLTLRGIKTLALRMKQHCENASFIYQNLRKHPQINRVYFPFDPEHPQYVLAQSQMKGSSGMISFVIEGNEIQAKKVCENTRLFTCAESLGGVESLIEHPSSMTHASIAKESRHAIGIDDALIRLSVGIEDKNDLWLDLKQAIEK